A region of the Conger conger chromosome 6, fConCon1.1, whole genome shotgun sequence genome:
AGGGACTGATTAGGACCTTGTACACCAGGGTTAGTGTGATCTTTGGCCAGTAAGtggcaaataaaatattattgatATGTGCAGTCAGGCGAATGCACCTATGTtgagttgctctggataagagcatctgacacattcatgtaatgtaatgtaatgtaaatcgtatgaaattaaatatcagggaggaaagaaaactaTCGGTacttgagggccagatttgtgTATCCCTGACGTAGGACGCTAGGACAGCAGTTGCTGTGGATGTCATGGGCAATAATGGGAAACTTTTACATCACACTTTTCCCAAACCTCTGAGAAAATGTCAATGCTGCAGCAGTACACCTGACTCCCACCGTCCTCCAGATGTAACACCATCACTTTAGATatgcatctgctaaattaatgttgtGTAATATAATCTACAATTAAATATCAGGTAGAAAAGAAAACTGTCAGAACCTTTggggccagatttgagtgtcTCTGCTGTATGGGGGTAAGAAGTTAAGGTAAGTTTGTCTGGAGTGATGGCCAATAATAATGATGTTTGAGTCAAACTTTTCCCAGAAATGGTGCAGCAGTGTGCCTCGCTCTCACCAGACTCAACAGCAAATAAATACACTTTCCTACTGAACCATAACCTTTAAACAAACTCATGGCTGTTGACCCTGGCAGTTAATCTTTCACAGGATGCTATCTGGGCTGCAGCTCTGAGCTtcttgccgtgtgtgtgtgtgtgtgtgtgtgtgtgtgtgtgtgtgtggggagggggacgGTGGCTTGTTTCTGTCTTTCATGTGATTGATTATATTCATTATATTCAGTTCTTTCATTCGATAAGGCTAGCTCTGCATTACAAAATTAGTAGTTTGTATCCCTGTTTTTCTTGAATATGTAAATTTTCTTCTTATAAATGTGATTATGAGTAATGCATACATGTCTCACCTTGTatgttcatttttcaaatgGCATCCAGGCAGAGTTCATTAgcattttccattaaaaaaatctaaattttcaTGTCAGTGTTTTTCTCAGTAACACTGTGTAAAAGAAACGTCCACACATCAGAAAGTGGTCTGTTTATTATCCCAGGTGCAACAAAGGAAAAACTGATGAAGGTTCACTGACCAAATGCAaagctttttatgtttttgaaagaGACTTGCAATCAATCTCAGTCTGCCAAAGTTCTTTATTCTCGGTCCGTGAATAACTGGGAAATTTGTTGCGTCTAACATTGTGTGGTAATTTCAGAGAGTGCTCACCTTTCCTGCCGCTCTCCCTCAGGGTTACTTTAGGAAGGCCATGATCCTGCAGGAGATGGGCCAGGTCGAGGAGTCCCTGAACATGCTTCTGCACTGCCTGGCACTGGACCAGCACTTCACGCTCGCAAAGAAGGAACTGGAAAAGGTGTGgtggaattattatttttcataatccTAAAATAATCTTCCATAAAGGATCTTCAGATCAATGCTGCTTCTTTCTTGTCACCAGAGGTGGAAAGCCCGggtggtacattacattacattacattacattattggcatttggcagacgctcttatccagagcgacgtacaacaaagtgcatacccataaccagggataagttcgctgaaagaccctagagggaagtacaatttcaactgctacctgtacaacaaagataaggacaagggccatttttttttttttttgaacaaacaaacaaacaaacagagcaaaagtgaccaaagttaactatccaaacactgcttacctagccaactaaaaataccgatacacaaagcaagtcacagagacaacaattaaggttcacagggaggtagggagggatggggagaggtgctgcttgaagaggtgtgtcttcagcttgcgcttgaaggtggggagagattctatagttctgacctcaacggggagttcgttccaccaccgtggagccagaacagacagtagtcgtgagcgtgaggtggaggttctgagagggggaggtgccaagcggcctgtggaggctgaacgaagcggtctggcaggggtgtagggtctgatgattttttgcagataagctggtagaaagtgaaagtcctgccatgtgtttatTCTGTCCATTAACTCAGCCAGCTGGtttcagccagctgatttcacctcCTAGCAGAAGAATTGTGCTGTTTCACAAATCCAGCCAATTGAAACAAAATACGAAAAgactctagaattattggcacccttgataaatatatatataataatttggttttcagaaaaaattagatTACTTCATAAACATGAGAGTAAAGTATTGAAATATAAGTATATCGTTTTATGTTTAAACACTAGGGTCTTTTTTCGGATGCTTCTCTGTTTGAAAGTCCTTAACCTGACAAACCATAAATTGTGTATTCTCACTTCTGTGCATGATTTATTCCTGTTCACAAGCCTCAGACATTTATGTGGCATACCAAATTGGCTTTCCATAATGAAATGATATGCTCTCATATGAATAGTTTGCTTCTTGTGACGGCTGATTTAATAACATCGAGCCAACTAGAAACTGATGTACTAGGCAAAGGTTGTGTAAGttctgtggtgttttttttctcgaTTATACAACAGTTAGTTCCAGCCTcacattgtgattggctgggagaCATTCCAGGGAGTACCATTATTTCACAACAAGTCACTCTTAACTTAGCAAAACCTCATATGTTTTTGTTCAGTTGATTAATTGTATCAGAGATATCTTAAACTTGTAACCTAGCAACGCTTCAGAAGTGCTTTGTCAAACggcataataaaaaatgtttgaatcggAGTTACTGTATGGTTTGTTAAGTTTctctattttatttatgaacGTGTTGGCAAACTATAGTGGTGGTTATATAGTAATTGCAATAATACACTCAAAGTTGTGCCTTACTGTGAGATATTGGCACTATGGCCAATATTGGCACTATGGCCAATATCTCACTTAAAGGCATTCCTTCTTGTGTATTATTGCATGAATATAAGAGTGAGTTATCGAGCGCTAAGGATGCAGTACaggttggttgttgtggtgCCATTTTGGAAGTGGAAGCTAATCCTATGTCGTCAtggcaaacaataaaatgaGCTCACACATAAGAACACACAAGTTGGTTGGCTGTCTCTGTCCAAAGGAAGGCCTTCTGCCTAAAACCCGGATGAGGGAAgctgtatgtatttgttaatgttaGCCCCACCCTGCTATTCTCTCTGCTGACAGAGGCTTCACCAGCTGCTGTCTCCTGGCCTGGAGAATGTCAAGGTGGGCCTCCGGGAGACGGTCCAGAGCTCCTCCGCCCATCTGTGGAGTAAAACGGTGGcgggggaggagcaggaggacgTCCAGGCTGAAGAGGTGATGCCTCTTCACACTCACTGCATCCGTATTACCTGTccgtttttgtattttttcctaTGGATGTTGGTGATTATGTGGTTGTGGCTGTAAAAACAATATCAATTTGAAACATATTATACAGTGCATTTTATTGAAAACCAGAACATGATATGAACTGTCGTTCTGAACTGCAGGATTTAATCTAAAATGATCTCGAACAGTTATTATTTCCTAAAAATCACATGGCTTGCTTACGTTTGCTACAGTGGTGGTAGTTATACAGGAGTGTCTGTGCATGCTATTGTTTGCTGTTCAGCAGTGTTTGTGCATAGTGATGCTGTTGTTAGCTGCACAGTTGTTTCTTTAGCTGCATGTTGTTGTTAGCTGTGCAGCAAAGTCTGCGCATAGCGATGATGTTAGCTGCACAGCTGTTTCTTTAGCTGCATGTTGTTGTTAGCTGTACAGCAAAGTCTGCGCATAGGGATGATGTTAGCTGTACAGTTGGTTTCTTAGCGGTATGTTGTTGTTAGCTGTTAGCTGTGTGTAGATGCTGAGTGTTCCCTCTTTGTTCCGTCAGAATGGCGAGGGGGGCCCATCGGAGAGCGTGGGGAGGCGGAGCCTGAGCCGCGCCCACTCGCTCCGCGCCCGTAGAGGCCCCACGGGGgcggcgggggaggaggggctGAAGAGGGTGAGCTCGGCCCCGCAGCTGGGGGACCAGGAGAAGTCCGCGCTGCTGAAGAGGAAGCTCTCCGTGTGTGAGGCGGGCCCCTCCTTCATCCACAGCCTGGGGAACAAACACAAGAAGCAAGGAGGTGCGCCAGGCCCCGTGCACACACCTACGCATCAGATCAGCggcccccaaccctgaccctggAGAGCTGTGTAGTCTCTTCCTGTTCATTTATCAATGAATGCGTTCGTTTACATTCCTAACTCATTCTCTTTCTTGGGATGGAATTGTGGTTTTCAGTGCTATATTACAGcacaaaaaaaatgatttccacAGTAGGCGCTCGGCTGTGCCCCTTCATGAATATTGAGATGTACCAGATTATACATGCCCGCAACCACTCGGCCCCGAATCCTGCCTCGAGAGGCAGTCTAATCCTGTGGTGCCCCTGACCCTGTTCTACAGGCACAGAAACTGCGGGAGCTGCCAGCTGTACCAGCATGCCCTGCAGGACTGTTCCTCTGGAGTTACTGCAGGCCAGTGACTGTGAGTGCTCTCTCTGCATGAGGTAAGGCCAGgactgtgtgtgggagggagggtcACGTCGGGGCCCCTTCGTTGGCTTAATGGCTGTGATTGGCACTAGGATAATATGGTCTTATCAAATTATCTGAGGCCAAGGCTCCAAATTCAATTCTGACTATCCTGAAAACCTAAGGCATTGACATTTTGTTAGCAGCTTAGCAGAATGTTCGCTAATACTGCCCATTAGTATCTcattcccctccctccctccctccgtctgtCTCTAGGTTATTCTATGAGCCTGTGACCACGCCCTGTGGACACACCTTCTGCAAAAGCTGCCTGGAGCGCTGTCTTGACCACGCCCCCCAGTGTCCCCTCTGCAAAGAAAACCTTAAAACGGTAAACCACAGCCGCCATGTTTCTTGACATTTTCCCGTGCAGCGACCACTTACTGACCCTCTTATGACCACCATTTATAACAGCAAGTGCTCACCCAGTTGCTCACCCAGGTCCAAGAGTGTGTTTTCAAGGCAGCGATCAATGCAGCAGGAGAATGGTGATAAGCATCatcttaaaatgaaataaactcgATACAGGACAGCACACAGCCCACCTGGGCCTGTAAAAGTGGTTcttaatggctgtgtgtgtttgtgtgtgtgtgtgtttgtgtgtgtctttccagTACCTAGCATCTAGGAAGTACAACATCACTGCAGCTCTGGAGGAGGTGATAAAGCAGTACTTGTGCAAGGAGCacatggagaggaagaggagtcaGACGGAGGAGACAAAGGAACTCTCAGAGTAAGCCCCCTCAAGCCTGCTTGGCTAAAAGTGTGAGACAGGCCAGGCCCCTGTGTGGGGAAACCAAATTACATTCTGACCTTCAGCTTAATTGAGAACGATGAACTAGGTACTGTATTTAAACTCAGATGTGTATTTCTGCCAGTACCCACTGGAGGGCAGGCTTTGCTGGCTGATGTCTGTGGAAGAACATGAGTACCCCTTGGGTGCTTCCCATTATTATTCTCTCCTCGCCTCCCTTCCCCCACTCGTCCCCGCCCCATACTTCCAGAGAGAAGTAGGAGGAGGAGACGaatggagaggaggaagatgCATTGTTTTGAGTATTGGAACACACCCCATGAATGGGTGCTTGTGTTGGCTTTTAGCGTGGGCTATGCATTATTTCTGTACTGAAATGCATATGGACTCATTCCCTGACATTGGGTATGTTTGCCTCCCCCAGCCTGATGAAGAACGTCCCCATCTTCGTGTGCACTATGGCGTACCCCACCGTGCCTTGCCCCCTGCACGTCTTCGAACCCCGATACCGGCTCATGATCCGCAGATGCATGGAGACGGGAACTAGGCAGTTTGGGATGTGCATCCATGACCCACGGAAAGGGtgcgctttgtgtgtgtgtgtgtgtgtgtgtgtgtgtgtgtgtgtgtgtctttgtgcctgtgtgtgtctttcttaAGTGTATGTATCTGAGTATACAAGTTAATGATGTGTTTTCCACAGGTTTTCTTGTGTTAGGTatgcttctgcttcctgtttgtGTATATTCAGTACATTAAGTGGCTgcctcatttcctgtttgtgtttattcagtACATTAAGTGGCTgtctcatttcctgtttgtgtttatacagtacattaagtGGCTgtctcatttcctgtttgtgtttatacagtacattaagtGGCTgtctcatttcctgtttgtgtttatacagtacattaagtGGCTgtctcatttcctgtttgtgtttctACAGTACATTAAGTGGCTgtctcatttcctgtttgtgtttatacagtacattaagtGGCTgtctcatttcctgtttgtgtttctACAGTATATTAAGTGGCTGTCTCATTTCCTGCAGGTTTGCTGATTACGGCTGCATGCTGCTGATCCGGAGCGTGCATTTCCTGCCGGACGGTCGCTCTGTGGTGGACACGGTTGGTGGGAAGCGGTTCTGTGTTCTGGAGCGCGGTATGAAGGATGGGTACTGCATCGCCAACCTCCAGCACCTGGAGGACGTGCGGGTGAGCAGGAGACTGATTAAGGGCCCATTTACCATCATATGTGACTGTAGCAAAGCCCTAGTAAGAAGTGTCTAAGGCTCGAGGCTCATAACCTATATAACCTATAACCGTTACATTTCCTGCAGGGAAATTGCATATATACAATCCACAAGGTAATTGCAAACTGGATTGATTTAAAGTATGGAGTCCACAAAGCAAGTTAATAATTCTAAAATACAGTGACTGAATGGAGCTTACCTTAGCTGTttttctgacacttttatccaaagtcagTGATTAGACTAAAGGCTGTTTTAAACTGTGTCGCCAGCATAGGTTGCATCATTTGCATTGTGTTTGGCACTCGAGAACGGGAAGAATGTTTATACACACCGCATAAACACCTATCTGGCATAAAATATaaagtatttttaatatttatttattgataaagTATGCCAGTATCGTCCATATCTGTTGTTTAGAATGTACAGCAGGAAGTTAACTAAAATCATACGGACGACCGTTCTACACATCACCAGTCAACCAATCACCACCTGTGCGGTATATGCAGGCAGTGGTCACTGACTACCCACTTTTAAGTTTTTGAGGGGcatccctggagcaatgtggggttaagggccttgctcaagggcactactgcttattgtggctacatcggggcttgaaccaccaaccttccaggtcccagtcaagcaccttaggctctaggctacaggctgccccacgcTTATTGAGCGGTGAGGCGTGATGTTAAAGGTGTGAGGAGCTAAGTTACTGTGCGGGTTCCAGGTGAGTGACGGGGAGGAGCTGTCCAAGCTCCAGGAGCTGCACGACCAGGTGTACGGTCAGGCGCGCGCCTGGTTTCACAACCTGAAGAACCGCTTCCGGGGCCAGATCCTGCAGCACTTCGGGCCCATGCCGGAGAAAGAAGCCGACATCCAGGTGGGGAAACAGGGCCCATTGTGCAGCACTGTCAGAAGCAGCACATCTGCTTCTGACAGTGCACAGTTGCTTCCATTAGCTTCTGATTAGCACCTAAATGAAGGGCTTCTGTCGGTACTCGGACTGTATGAATcagcggtcctcactcctggtcctggagagctgcagggtgtgctggtttttcttttcaccttAACATCGGCAACCAATTCAGACAAATTCAAAGAACCAGGTTTAGTGAGTAATCAACTATGTGTGTAActatgtaatcaactgctttaattgatctaTTAAGTGCTGAGTACTAGCAAAAGCTGGCACACCCTGTgcctctccagggccaggagtgaggaccactgcaaTAAATTAACAGCATGTCAGATGGAGAAGTCATGTATGCAGGCTTAGCTGTTGGGGCGATGGAAAGAGAAGTGACCAATTTctgtaaaattacaaaaaaatactaCGACAGCTGCagatactattattattattaataggaAGGAAGGGAGTAAGTATCTAATGCAGTGGCCTTTTAAAGCTGCCACTCAGGGATTTTGCATtaacagaaatgtgtgtgtgcgttcctgtgtgtgtgtgtgtgtttttctgtatgtgtgtctgcatgctttcatgtttgtgtgtgtttgtgcgtgtgtgtgcgcacgcgttcattttttttatgtgtgtgtgcgtgcattcgtatgtgtgtgtgtgcgtgtgtgtgtgtgcgcgcgtgtgtgtgtgtgcgcgcgtgcgtgtgttcgtgtgtgtgtgcgtgtgtgcgcgtgtgtgcatgcgtgtgcgtgtgtttgtgtgtgtgtgtgtgtgtgtgtgtgtgcgtgtgtgtgtgtgtgtgcacacctgTCCTCAGGCCACTCCAGATGGGCCAGCGTGCTGCTGGTGGCTCTTGGCGGTCCTGCCTGTTGACCCTCGGTACCAGCTGTACGTGCTCTCCTCCACGTCCCTTCGGGAAAGGCTTCTGAAGATCCAGCACATTCTCACCATCTGCAGAGCATCCCCAACCGACTCATGACCCGCCCCGCCAGGCATTCCCCCGCCCACAGCCACCCATGCTCCGCCCCCACAGCCATTCCCCCGCCCACAGCCACCCATGCtccgccagcccccccccccccatctacaACCATACACAGGCCCCTCCCTCTTAGGCCCTTTGTACCTGTGAACAGTTACATAATATTCCCAAGTCGTTCACCATGGCTTTAGGGATTAAAAATGTCCATAAACACACTCAGCTTTGCAGACTTCTCCTTCCAAGCATTTAAAATGCCCAATTTCTGAATTAGGTGCTACATTTGCATTTACTCCTTAATAAGGTTATATTAAGGAGAAGACAAgggcacacaaaaaaatggaCCAGAACGTATTTATTGACTGTATGCGTTTTTGGATTATGAGAGCTGACGAATGTAAAGctgtattatacagtatagagcAGAGATTCTATGGCAGGGCTTGTTGGTAGGGCCTGTAGCTTCCAGATAAGTGAGTCTGCCCATGGCCTCTGCtacgaggtgggggggggggtggatatCTGCAAGCAGAAATTAAATCCAGAATGCTGGAAATTTGGGGCAATTCCCTGCAGCTCTGAGCAACTTTTACTCgccaggaaaaaaaggaaaaggcctGTCTGCTACTTCCATGTCGATGTGCAAACACCCGGCCTCAATGTGACAGCACATGATTCTGCAGAAACAGACGCAGGCACAAAGCTTCACGCAGATGTTCTCTCCAGACATCGAAGGAAAAAGGGCAGCATGGCCAGACGTCAGTTCTGTCTCGCACAGGCAGACAGTTATAGCACTTTTCAACAACCGGCAACTGGTTTCCCATTGGGTgtggaattttctttttttttgttgcagtgcCAGTGATGCTAACTCAATCGTATTTCTTCCAAAAAGCTAGATGTACCCATTGAATGCACTACAGTTTATCGTGTAAACTCAATTTCATTACCGAAAGCTTAAAAATTCACTGGATAAAGTGCCCCAACAACAGCACATGTTTTGGAGAGAGTCTTTATGCTATGGTTCTCTGGTGCGTGTGCGCagatagttttttttccctcatgcACATGGTTACTTAATGCACTACAATCAGCCAAATAATTATCAGATCATCTCAAGTGTCAGCCTCTTGAAGAATCAGTATAATTGCATCACACAATGGCTTTGTTGTATGTGAATCATTTGTCATGTTTTTGTTCACAGATTTATGCTTTTTGCTATAATATTTAAGTTATCAGTTTTCAGTAATAAAAATACTTTGTTTTTGCGAACAGCCTGTGAGGATTtcattttccaaacaggaaacaACCTTTCAAGCTTactatttgtgtatttgtgtatttatctcTTTGTTATTgttgcacagaagaaaacatttattagAACATTTATATTGTTTACATATTATCAATATTATATGAAAGGTCAATGCCAAACTGCCAGAAATATAGTACAGGGGTTCACAGCCAGGGCTGATCCGCTtaaggattttgtgccaacttctgctcttaattatttaattagctaaataatgtcttgagcaGACATTTGTAtgtgcaccagctacagctgcagactgcaagtgtgtcctaaagattgtactgtgctcaagtacaggagtgaaccaacatcatttatagagatgtcagaaaaataaattaaggtaattggctggaacaaaaaccagcttgcagTTGTGAACCCctgatgcaaacacacacacacacacacacacacacacactgcaggcttGCATTTCAAACTGATTTTGATCAGCAGATATCCCCAGCTACAGTCTCAAACACAGACTTCCTGAGCGGTCTGTCTGAAAGGCCTCTGTGTGACAGGGCCTGACTTACAATGACATCACAATCTAAGACTTGCACTTTGCAGGGGTAGGGGTCACCGAGAGGGGTGCATAGTTTGCCCTGTGGGCATATAATCAAACCCGATGTGCCCAAATAGCTTTATGGGGCACCTGGTCACATTTCAGATGTGACCAAGCGTTCCTAGCAGAAGGTTACCTACTGGAGGCAACGTTCAGAAGAGCTCAACCAGATAATTACTGTTCCCTTCTCAGGCACCAATATCTCAGTGTTTTACAGTCTACATTCATAAGGGTGACCTTTTGTGGAATTAATTCAGTTTAAATACCGTACTTGAGGCTGGAGGTGTCTAAGCAGGGTGCACCCAGAGCCCTGTGCTACTGTACTACTGTACCATACTGACacagtatgcatgcacacagtatTGTAATAACCAGATTAAGAATTATACGAATGCATTTTTGACAGGTTTGTATGAAACCACTTCAGTGAGATGTAAGAAATTCTTAGTTTTTAACTCAGAATGTGATGCTAACATATTGCTAAAATGTCATAATagttttgtttctcttttttacgTCTCACATTCAACAACTTTTGAATACCCGCGCCTCTCCTGTCTTTCAAACTAGGTGATACGATCCATTTTAGTTTTTCTAGCAGAATCATATTGTGGGGCCTGAACACATTTATCAGTTTGCTTTTTCTTCTCAACCCTGACCTGCAAAAACCTGAGTTTCCAAGGAGAAAACTAACATTGGCAGCTCAGAGCCTGGCTCTGTGTTTTACTGACATTTTTATGTTCTTAAAAGAACTGAGCATGAGAGCTCAACAAAATAAATTGGGGTTTTAGAGCAGCCTATCACTGTGCACTCCTggaagaaaaacagacagatgtTGATGAAGgtaaatgtacaaaatacagtggaagacaaaataaagaaagaaatgtaaGTAAATAAAAGGCTGAAGACTGCACTACATTACCAGTTATGTCTTTTTACGAGGCTGCTTCCCTGCTCCAGTACAGCACATTTCCACTAGGTGGCAAGATTTGTTCATGGccactgttttttattttttaatgatttaaaaaaaatgtaaatgtaatatcaggTTGAAGTGATTGATTTTgagataaaatatatttctaactATCTCTATgattttcaacatttatatAT
Encoded here:
- the lonrf1 gene encoding LON peptidase N-terminal domain and ring finger 1, like, which gives rise to MSIQNSDGEEKAGFFIASNIESEWGEDNVDHQSLLLQRADALASENRLKEAIDVFSMALRYGSVRPEKLSTLLDCVLRNFKKNVGGELAAQPIVTARNSVGNTADVFSCPGCAWFLGEPVTVGCGHSCCKRCLQRHMFSKCKLCGEDVMNVSGALRPNVVLCSILEKWFPNEIKRCKEIAEIEDLSRRKQFEEAVSLANNVVKSDPGDVLARICRAEALAGLGQYKRALGDLEPLWLSSAKWAEGYFRKAMILQEMGQVEESLNMLLHCLALDQHFTLAKKELEKRLHQLLSPGLENVKVGLRETVQSSSAHLWSKTVAGEEQEDVQAEENGEGGPSESVGRRSLSRAHSLRARRGPTGAAGEEGLKRVSSAPQLGDQEKSALLKRKLSVCEAGPSFIHSLGNKHKKQGGTETAGAASCTSMPCRTVPLELLQASDCECSLCMRLFYEPVTTPCGHTFCKSCLERCLDHAPQCPLCKENLKTYLASRKYNITAALEEVIKQYLCKEHMERKRSQTEETKELSDLMKNVPIFVCTMAYPTVPCPLHVFEPRYRLMIRRCMETGTRQFGMCIHDPRKGFADYGCMLLIRSVHFLPDGRSVVDTVGGKRFCVLERGMKDGYCIANLQHLEDVRVSDGEELSKLQELHDQVYGQARAWFHNLKNRFRGQILQHFGPMPEKEADIQATPDGPACCWWLLAVLPVDPRYQLYVLSSTSLRERLLKIQHILTICRASPTDS